A stretch of the Agrobacterium fabrum str. C58 genome encodes the following:
- a CDS encoding type II toxin-antitoxin system HipA family toxin: MRLTLQTHFYGQWHHAATLELKDDAAGFQGASIVDYDLDYFVTVASAEFAGGKTVRDHRALSVRYPVDLENRYSRSWPPFLLDLMPQGHARRKLAEHLSLAEGSRASDLPLLLRSATGGIGNIRIKEAAEAETERLRGVERQGVTEAEILERSDRFMEVADRFGMLASGSSGLQGEWPKVSMTQAKDGLYYPDSFVTDDEAVRHVIVKLVRSNEPVDRLILEGEALYSRIAQEIGLNVHEPSTYAESVLIIPRFDRKKKEGGGTVRLGQESLVSAIGVADFGHVGSHEAYIDVLRQYSANPFADIVEYLKRDIANLALGNPDNHGRNSALSKHQDGTIRLSPLFDFAPMRIAKEGIVRSTRWAMMRDGGRDHLPDWKRICAELIPDPDEQNALAAELSVFAEYLRQTPAMAKDMGGSPEILERAIGRCIEIAESVLAACQ, from the coding sequence ATGCGCCTAACGCTCCAAACCCATTTTTATGGCCAGTGGCACCACGCCGCGACGCTAGAACTTAAGGATGACGCGGCCGGCTTCCAGGGCGCGTCCATCGTTGATTACGATCTCGACTATTTCGTCACAGTTGCATCTGCGGAGTTCGCGGGTGGAAAAACGGTTCGCGACCATCGCGCGTTATCTGTCCGATATCCCGTTGATCTCGAAAATCGATATAGCCGCAGCTGGCCGCCCTTCCTCTTGGATCTTATGCCCCAGGGGCATGCAAGGCGAAAGCTTGCCGAGCATCTCAGTCTTGCTGAAGGCTCGCGCGCTTCCGATCTCCCGCTGCTTCTGCGATCGGCGACGGGCGGCATAGGCAATATCCGGATCAAAGAAGCGGCGGAGGCCGAGACGGAACGGCTGCGCGGTGTTGAGCGCCAAGGGGTTACAGAAGCGGAAATCCTTGAGCGCTCGGATCGTTTCATGGAAGTCGCCGATCGCTTCGGAATGCTCGCCTCTGGCTCAAGTGGCCTGCAAGGCGAATGGCCTAAGGTCTCGATGACCCAAGCGAAGGACGGTCTCTATTATCCCGACAGCTTCGTAACTGACGATGAGGCCGTGCGCCACGTCATTGTCAAGCTGGTCCGCAGCAACGAGCCCGTGGACCGCCTTATACTCGAAGGCGAAGCTCTCTATTCGCGGATCGCTCAAGAGATCGGCCTGAATGTGCACGAACCTTCGACCTATGCCGAAAGCGTCCTGATCATTCCTCGGTTCGACCGGAAGAAAAAAGAAGGTGGCGGAACCGTTAGGCTAGGCCAAGAAAGCCTGGTATCCGCGATCGGCGTTGCTGATTTCGGTCATGTCGGCTCGCACGAGGCCTACATCGACGTTTTGCGCCAATATTCTGCTAATCCCTTCGCGGACATTGTCGAATACCTGAAGCGGGACATCGCCAATTTGGCGCTCGGCAATCCCGATAATCACGGCCGAAATTCTGCACTGAGTAAGCACCAGGACGGCACGATCCGCCTGTCTCCGCTCTTTGATTTCGCGCCAATGCGGATTGCCAAAGAGGGGATCGTTCGTTCCACCCGCTGGGCCATGATGAGGGACGGTGGTCGCGATCACCTTCCCGATTGGAAACGCATTTGCGCTGAACTGATCCCTGATCCAGATGAGCAGAATGCGCTCGCAGCTGAGCTTTCCGTGTTTGCCGAATACCTCCGGCAAACACCGGCTATGGCGAAAGATATGGGTGGGTCTCCGGAAATTCTAGAGCGTGCAATTGGACGCTGCATTGAAATCGCGGAGAGCGTTCTGGCGGCGTGCCAGTGA
- the traA gene encoding Ti-type conjugative transfer relaxase TraA, producing the protein MAIMFVRAQVISRGAGRSIVSAAAYRHRARMVDEQAGTSFSYRGGGAELKHEELVLPDQVPAWLRAAIDGKSVVAASEALWNAVDAFETRADAQLARELIIALPEELTRSENIALVREFVRDNLTSKGMIADWVYHDRQGNPHIHLMTALRPLTEQGFGPKKVPVLGADGEPLRVVTPDRPKGKIVYRLWAGDKETMKAWKIAWADTANRHLALAGQEIRLDGRSYAEQGLDGIAQKHLGPEKAALARKGVAMYFAPADLARRQEMADRLLADPYLLLKQLGNERSTFDERDIAKALHRYVDDPADFANIRSKLMASNDLVLLKPQQANLQTGKVAELAVFTTRDILRTEYDMAQSAEVLARRKGSGVANAKIAAAVRTIETGNPENPFTLDREQVEAVHHVAGDTGIAAVVGHAGAGKSTLLAAARVAWESDNHRVFGAALAGKAAEGLEDSSGIRSRTLASWELAWENGRDLLDRRDIFVIDEAGMVSSQQMARVLKRAEEAGAKVVLVGDAMQLQPIQAGAAFRAISERIGFAELAGVRRQREEWAREASRLFACGKVEEGLDAYAQRGRIVEAESRAEAVERIVADWTSARRELIQQHADKEQPVRLRGDELLVLAYTNDDVRRLNEALRNVMKDEGALTVSREFQTERGVREFAVGDRIIFLENARFLEPRAQRLGPQYVKNGMLGTVVSTGDTHGGPLLSVRLDNGRDVVISEDSYRNVDHGYAATIHKSQGATVDRTFVLATGMMDQHLTYVSMTRHRDRADLYAAREDFEPKPGWGKRSRVDHAAGVTGELVGTGNAKFRPQDEDTDKSPYADVKTDDGTVHRLWGVSLPKALEEGGVSEGDTVTLRKDGVERVTVTVSVIDEKTGEKRFEERTVDRNVWTAKRIETAEVRRQRIEEESHRPEQFKQLVERLGRSGAKTTTLDFESEAGYHAHARDFAKRRGIDTLSGVAAWMEDGAGRQLAWLAQKREQVAKLWERASVALGFAIESEKRVSYSEERAETRTAKIPTDRQYLIPPTTLFSRGVGEDARRAQLRSDHWKERDAILRPVLQQIYRDPEGALARLNTLASDARIAPRELADDLEASPQRLGRLHGSDLLVDGRAARSQREAALSALSELLPLARAHATEFRRQVERFGMREEQRRAHMAVSVPALSKPAMARLAEIEAVRERGGKDAYKTAFAYAAEDRLFVQEVRGVNDALNARFGWSAFTDKADTVAQRNMIERMPDDLDLDRREKLNRLFAAIRRFAEEQHLAERKDRSRIVTGASVVPGKETVPVLPMLAAVTEFETPIDHEARERARAVPHYSQNRAALANAAARIWRDPAGAVGKIEDLILKGFAGERIAAAISNDPAAYGALRGSGRIMDKLLAVGQERKEAFRAVPEAASRVRLLATSFRAAFDAEREAITEERQRMSIAIPGLSPSAEDALRELSVAMKKKNGRLDVAAGSLDPAISKEFATVSRALDERFGRNAILRGELDVINRVPPAQRRAFEVMREQLKVLQQVVRMQASQNIVAERHRLVLDRARGVILFNQ; encoded by the coding sequence GTGGCGATCATGTTCGTCAGAGCGCAGGTGATCAGCAGGGGAGCGGGACGCAGTATCGTTTCGGCCGCCGCCTATCGTCATCGGGCGCGGATGGTGGACGAACAGGCCGGAACCTCCTTCAGTTACCGTGGCGGCGGCGCCGAACTGAAACACGAGGAGTTGGTGCTGCCGGACCAGGTACCGGCCTGGCTGCGCGCGGCTATCGATGGGAAGAGCGTCGTTGCGGCCAGCGAGGCGCTTTGGAATGCAGTGGACGCATTCGAAACTCGTGCCGACGCGCAGCTTGCCCGCGAGTTGATCATCGCGCTTCCGGAAGAGTTGACGCGATCAGAGAACATCGCCCTTGTGCGCGAGTTCGTCCGGGACAACCTGACGTCCAAGGGCATGATCGCCGACTGGGTTTATCATGACAGGCAAGGCAATCCACACATCCACCTGATGACCGCGCTTCGACCTCTGACGGAACAGGGTTTCGGGCCGAAGAAAGTGCCGGTGCTTGGCGCCGACGGCGAGCCGTTGCGTGTCGTCACGCCGGACCGACCGAAGGGCAAGATCGTCTACAGGCTCTGGGCCGGCGACAAGGAAACCATGAAGGCATGGAAGATCGCCTGGGCGGATACGGCCAATCGGCATCTGGCGCTTGCCGGCCAGGAGATCCGCCTCGACGGGCGTTCCTATGCCGAACAGGGGCTCGACGGGATTGCCCAGAAACATCTTGGGCCGGAAAAGGCAGCGCTCGCCCGCAAGGGTGTCGCGATGTATTTCGCGCCGGCCGATCTCGCGCGCCGGCAGGAGATGGCCGACCGGCTGCTGGCCGATCCGTACCTACTCCTGAAACAACTCGGCAACGAGCGCTCCACCTTCGACGAACGTGACATCGCCAAGGCACTGCACCGCTATGTCGACGATCCGGCCGATTTCGCCAACATACGCTCCAAGCTGATGGCCTCCAATGACCTCGTGCTGTTGAAGCCGCAACAGGCGAACCTGCAGACCGGCAAGGTGGCCGAACTTGCGGTCTTCACCACACGCGATATCCTGCGCACCGAATACGACATGGCGCAGTCGGCGGAAGTTCTGGCCCGGCGCAAGGGCTCCGGCGTCGCCAACGCGAAAATTGCGGCGGCTGTCAGAACCATAGAAACCGGCAATCCGGAAAATCCGTTCACGCTTGATCGCGAACAGGTGGAGGCTGTCCATCATGTCGCCGGCGACACTGGCATCGCCGCTGTGGTCGGGCATGCCGGTGCGGGAAAATCGACGCTGCTTGCCGCGGCGCGCGTCGCCTGGGAGAGCGACAACCACCGTGTCTTCGGGGCGGCGCTTGCTGGCAAGGCGGCCGAAGGGCTTGAGGATAGTTCCGGCATCAGATCGCGCACGCTGGCCTCATGGGAACTAGCCTGGGAGAACGGACGCGATCTCCTCGACCGGCGGGACATCTTTGTCATCGATGAAGCCGGCATGGTCTCGTCGCAGCAGATGGCGCGTGTGCTCAAGCGCGCCGAGGAGGCTGGAGCCAAGGTGGTTCTGGTCGGCGATGCAATGCAGCTTCAGCCGATCCAGGCCGGCGCGGCCTTTCGGGCAATTTCCGAACGGATCGGTTTTGCCGAACTTGCCGGTGTGCGGCGTCAGCGCGAGGAGTGGGCGCGAGAGGCTTCCCGTCTTTTCGCCTGCGGCAAGGTCGAGGAGGGGTTGGATGCGTATGCGCAGCGGGGGCGTATTGTTGAGGCGGAGAGCCGGGCTGAAGCTGTTGAGCGCATTGTTGCAGACTGGACGAGCGCTCGCCGCGAGCTCATCCAGCAACATGCCGATAAAGAACAGCCGGTCCGCTTGCGTGGTGACGAACTGCTCGTTCTCGCCTATACCAATGACGACGTAAGGCGGCTCAATGAAGCGCTGCGCAACGTCATGAAAGATGAAGGCGCCCTGACCGTCTCTCGTGAATTTCAAACGGAACGAGGCGTGCGGGAGTTCGCCGTCGGCGACCGGATCATCTTCCTCGAAAACGCCCGGTTCCTCGAGCCGCGGGCGCAAAGACTTGGGCCTCAATATGTCAAGAACGGCATGCTCGGCACGGTCGTCTCCACCGGCGACACGCACGGCGGCCCACTACTATCGGTCCGTCTCGATAATGGCCGGGATGTCGTCATTAGTGAAGACAGCTATCGCAATGTCGATCACGGTTATGCCGCGACCATTCACAAGTCCCAAGGTGCGACCGTCGACAGGACATTCGTGCTCGCAACCGGGATGATGGATCAGCACCTGACGTACGTGTCGATGACTCGCCATCGCGACCGGGCCGATCTTTATGCCGCTCGCGAGGACTTTGAGCCGAAGCCGGGATGGGGAAAAAGATCCCGGGTTGATCACGCCGCCGGCGTCACGGGCGAGCTGGTCGGAACCGGCAATGCGAAGTTCCGGCCGCAAGACGAGGATACCGATAAAAGCCCGTACGCCGATGTGAAAACGGACGACGGAACCGTGCATCGGCTTTGGGGCGTGAGCCTGCCAAAGGCCCTGGAGGAGGGCGGCGTGTCGGAAGGCGATACGGTAACGCTGCGCAAGGACGGCGTCGAACGGGTGACGGTGACGGTATCCGTCATCGACGAGAAAACCGGAGAGAAGAGGTTCGAGGAACGGACGGTCGATCGAAACGTCTGGACTGCCAAACGGATTGAAACGGCAGAGGTTCGCCGGCAGCGCATCGAGGAGGAGAGCCATCGGCCGGAACAATTCAAGCAACTGGTGGAGCGTCTTGGCCGCTCCGGCGCCAAGACGACGACCCTCGATTTCGAGAGCGAGGCCGGCTACCACGCGCACGCTCGGGATTTTGCCAAGCGTCGCGGTATCGATACGCTCTCCGGTGTCGCAGCCTGGATGGAGGACGGGGCGGGGCGGCAGCTGGCGTGGCTGGCGCAGAAGCGCGAGCAAGTGGCGAAGCTTTGGGAGCGGGCGAGCGTGGCGCTCGGCTTCGCGATCGAAAGCGAGAAGCGTGTTTCCTATAGTGAGGAACGAGCCGAAACCCGGACGGCAAAAATTCCGACGGATCGACAATATCTCATCCCGCCGACAACATTGTTTTCCCGTGGTGTCGGTGAGGATGCCCGCCGCGCTCAGCTTCGCTCGGATCACTGGAAGGAACGCGACGCCATTCTTCGCCCAGTCTTGCAACAGATCTATCGCGATCCCGAAGGCGCGCTTGCCAGACTGAACACGCTTGCTTCCGACGCGCGGATTGCGCCCCGCGAGCTTGCCGACGACCTTGAGGCCTCGCCGCAGCGCCTCGGCCGTCTGCATGGATCGGATCTTCTTGTCGATGGCCGCGCGGCCCGCTCCCAGCGCGAAGCGGCGTTGTCGGCGTTGTCCGAATTGCTGCCGCTGGCACGTGCCCATGCCACAGAGTTCCGCCGCCAGGTCGAACGCTTCGGCATGCGCGAGGAGCAGCGGCGCGCCCACATGGCCGTCTCGGTCCCAGCGCTGTCCAAACCGGCTATGGCGCGCCTTGCCGAAATCGAAGCCGTACGCGAGCGCGGTGGCAAGGATGCCTACAAGACGGCCTTCGCCTACGCGGCGGAGGATCGCCTTTTTGTTCAAGAGGTGAGGGGGGTCAACGACGCTCTCAACGCTCGCTTCGGCTGGTCCGCCTTCACCGACAAGGCAGACACTGTTGCCCAGCGCAACATGATCGAGCGCATGCCGGACGACCTTGACCTCGACCGGCGCGAAAAGCTCAATCGTCTTTTTGCCGCCATACGCCGCTTTGCCGAAGAACAGCATCTTGCCGAAAGGAAAGATCGCTCCAGGATCGTTACCGGCGCCAGCGTCGTGCCTGGGAAAGAGACGGTGCCGGTGTTGCCAATGCTTGCAGCTGTAACAGAGTTTGAAACCCCGATCGACCACGAGGCGCGGGAGAGGGCGCGAGCTGTTCCTCACTACAGTCAAAATCGCGCCGCCCTTGCGAACGCGGCAGCGCGTATCTGGCGCGATCCGGCAGGTGCTGTCGGAAAGATTGAAGATCTGATCCTGAAGGGCTTTGCCGGTGAGCGGATCGCTGCGGCCATCAGCAATGATCCCGCTGCCTACGGCGCGTTGCGAGGCTCCGGCCGTATCATGGACAAATTGCTCGCTGTCGGCCAGGAGCGGAAGGAGGCTTTCCGTGCCGTCCCGGAGGCGGCAAGCCGTGTGCGGTTATTGGCCACCTCATTTAGGGCCGCATTTGATGCAGAGAGGGAGGCGATCACTGAGGAGCGCCAGCGCATGAGCATTGCCATCCCGGGACTGTCGCCGTCCGCCGAAGATGCACTGAGAGAACTCTCAGTGGCGATGAAGAAAAAGAACGGCAGGCTCGACGTCGCTGCCGGCTCGCTCGATCCCGCCATTAGTAAGGAGTTTGCAACCGTGAGCCGCGCCCTCGACGAGCGCTTCGGCCGCAATGCTATCCTGCGTGGAGAGCTGGATGTTATCAATCGCGTGCCGCCTGCTCAGCGCCGTGCGTTCGAGGTAATGCGGGAACAGTTGAAGGTGCTGCAGCAGGTTGTCCGCATGCAGGCAAGCCAGAACATCGTAGCAGAGCGCCACCGGCTTGTACTCGACCGCGCCCGCGGCGTTATCCTCTTTAACCAATGA
- a CDS encoding conjugal transfer protein TraD, whose translation MTSDRKKGAREKFLLGDIVVRAGLSDADRAFLLGGLLEMKRVVQGTPEHRRLCDIGELAFRDAASNGGLERFLKVVE comes from the coding sequence ATGACATCTGACCGAAAGAAGGGAGCGAGAGAAAAGTTCTTGCTCGGTGACATTGTCGTTCGCGCGGGCCTGTCGGACGCCGATCGGGCTTTCCTGCTTGGCGGACTTCTCGAAATGAAGCGGGTCGTGCAGGGGACACCTGAACATCGGCGTCTGTGCGATATCGGAGAGCTGGCCTTCAGGGATGCGGCATCCAACGGCGGGTTAGAACGCTTTTTGAAGGTGGTGGAATGA
- a CDS encoding helix-turn-helix transcriptional regulator — translation MARWRKPTKEEILENRRTLAERARTGDLRLPEAVVEIRRGLGLTQDEFAKTLSLTRRQVAEIEAGTANPTLETLGKVGRLFGFTVGFIPKAQ, via the coding sequence ATGGCGCGATGGAGAAAGCCAACGAAAGAGGAAATTCTTGAGAACCGGCGAACACTGGCGGAACGCGCTCGGACTGGCGACTTGAGGTTACCTGAGGCTGTTGTTGAAATCCGAAGAGGGCTTGGTTTGACGCAGGACGAATTCGCCAAGACGCTATCGCTCACCAGGCGCCAAGTTGCTGAGATCGAAGCCGGGACGGCGAACCCAACGCTCGAAACTTTAGGGAAGGTTGGCCGATTGTTCGGATTTACTGTGGGGTTTATTCCGAAGGCGCAATGA
- a CDS encoding TraC family protein: protein MATKPALMDIDAQIEKLRERRKTLIVKSADRFARAATKSGLAEMEIADEEVDRIFDEIAARFRNGEKKQAAGSPASPRGQANGATGSETEVPHDI from the coding sequence ATGGCCACCAAGCCTGCGCTCATGGATATTGATGCTCAAATCGAGAAGCTTCGCGAACGAAGAAAAACTTTAATAGTAAAATCAGCTGATCGTTTCGCGCGTGCGGCGACGAAGTCGGGATTGGCGGAGATGGAGATCGCTGACGAGGAGGTGGATCGCATCTTCGACGAGATCGCAGCGCGATTTCGCAACGGCGAGAAGAAGCAAGCCGCTGGCTCACCTGCTTCGCCGCGTGGACAGGCAAATGGAGCGACTGGTTCGGAAACGGAGGTTCCTCATGACATCTGA